The Chryseobacterium nakagawai genome has a segment encoding these proteins:
- a CDS encoding TolC family protein: MKRRFFFLIFSLITLEIFAQGPNYPTRWTLDNCIEYAKENNISINSLRLSKNSAQQDLLQAKEAKYPNLNGTVSQGLFSLNGNDGLHVTGAQTQSIGANSSMTLYHANYIKNNEASKNMLVQMADLSVQESENNITISITQAYLNILMNQENIVSLENVLKTTQTQLKQGDQLYKAGSLSKLNYLQIQSQVAQDQYNLISAQNNLRTNIVNLKQILQLPTHYDFQIVKPDSLMVDDQLKPLQDVQVLAQNQRPEVKYGELNVENSNTNLKMAQASIQPTLSVVGNISTNYSNGNGNYFSQLGNNFYMPIGLSLGIPIYNNRIYKTQVEKSKIAIEQANLDLQNTKTILNQQIEQSYINLQNAVSQYDSASKQMDLSQQSYDIMNAQMKIGSIDYVQLQQQRLLYIQSIQNYLQAKYTAVLNKQIYEFYAGNPINLK; encoded by the coding sequence ATGAAACGCAGATTTTTCTTTTTGATATTCTCATTGATAACGCTTGAAATATTTGCTCAAGGCCCCAATTATCCCACCCGGTGGACTCTGGATAATTGTATTGAATATGCAAAGGAGAACAATATTTCTATCAATTCATTAAGGCTTTCAAAAAATTCAGCTCAACAGGATCTGCTTCAGGCTAAAGAAGCAAAATATCCCAACCTCAACGGAACAGTTTCACAAGGTCTTTTTTCTCTTAATGGGAATGATGGGCTTCATGTAACCGGAGCACAAACTCAAAGTATTGGAGCTAATTCTTCAATGACTCTTTACCATGCCAATTACATTAAAAACAATGAAGCCTCAAAAAACATGCTGGTTCAGATGGCTGATCTATCCGTACAGGAATCAGAAAACAATATTACCATAAGCATAACACAGGCATATTTGAATATCTTAATGAATCAAGAAAATATCGTTTCACTTGAAAATGTTTTAAAAACAACTCAAACCCAATTAAAACAAGGAGATCAACTTTATAAAGCTGGGAGCCTTTCTAAACTCAATTATCTTCAGATTCAGTCACAGGTTGCTCAGGATCAATACAATTTAATTTCTGCTCAGAATAATTTACGAACCAATATTGTTAATTTAAAGCAAATTCTGCAATTGCCTACCCATTATGACTTCCAGATAGTAAAACCGGACAGTCTCATGGTAGATGACCAGCTAAAACCACTACAGGACGTTCAGGTTCTTGCCCAAAACCAGCGTCCTGAAGTAAAATATGGGGAATTGAATGTCGAAAACTCAAATACCAATCTTAAAATGGCACAGGCATCTATTCAGCCTACCTTAAGTGTGGTAGGAAATATTTCAACCAATTATTCCAACGGGAATGGAAACTATTTTAGTCAACTGGGTAACAATTTCTATATGCCTATTGGATTAAGTCTTGGAATTCCAATTTACAATAACAGAATATATAAAACCCAGGTTGAAAAATCAAAAATCGCCATAGAACAAGCTAATCTTGATCTTCAAAACACCAAGACAATTCTCAATCAACAAATTGAGCAATCCTATATCAATCTTCAAAATGCAGTATCACAATATGACTCAGCCTCTAAACAAATGGACCTCAGCCAACAGAGCTATGATATCATGAACGCTCAAATGAAAATTGGTAGTATTGATTATGTACAGCTTCAGCAGCAACGATTGCTTTACATTCAATCTATTCAAAATTATCTGCAGGCCAAATACACTGCAGTTCTCAATAAACAGATTTATGAATTTTATGCAGGTAACCCTATAAATCTAAAGTAA
- a CDS encoding DEAD/DEAH box helicase: MNLFTETNLSPDILKAIGELGYESPTEIQKQTIPFILSDIRDLIALAQTGTGKTAAFSLPILDMIDDTSRKIQLLVLCPTRELCLQISKDIKNYSKYMNIKTTAVYGGSSIVDQMRSLKDKPQIIVGTPGRVIDLINRKALDFSAIHWLVLDEADEMLSMGFKDELETILSETPETKQTFLFSATMNKEVERISKNYLTKPHRISVGSINEVKKNIKHEYYVVGYRQKKEALKRLIDANPNQYSIIFCRTRMETQEVADFLMQNGYAADALHGDLSQAQRDTVMKKFRLKNIDILVATDVAARGLDVNSLTHVIHFSLPDDPEVFVHRSGRTGRAGKDGISMALTKPEESRKLKQIKSATKIEINEKFIPTGEDIIKAQVGGVFEKLLTEHEDIFEFDDSLIPDLSNFTKEELVHQLLQFQLKDLALYYKDKHDLAEQKLSSRDDDYSRRDRGRDRDRDRGRDRDGRDRDRGRDRDRGGKPRRKDENMVRFFFNLGKKDHLKKLDVLDIINKATADGKSKKRAEIGDIEILEKFSFFEVEKSFKDNVLSNIQSMKFKGKDMRAEVAN; encoded by the coding sequence ATGAATTTATTTACGGAAACCAATTTAAGTCCTGATATCCTTAAGGCAATTGGCGAACTGGGTTACGAAAGCCCAACAGAAATCCAAAAACAGACTATCCCTTTTATTCTTTCAGATATTCGCGACTTGATCGCACTTGCGCAGACAGGGACAGGCAAAACAGCAGCGTTTTCGCTTCCGATTTTGGATATGATTGACGATACGAGTCGCAAAATCCAATTATTGGTGCTTTGTCCGACACGGGAATTATGTCTTCAGATTTCTAAAGACATAAAGAATTACTCTAAATACATGAACATCAAAACTACTGCGGTTTATGGTGGAAGTAGTATTGTAGACCAGATGAGATCTTTAAAGGACAAACCACAAATTATTGTGGGAACTCCAGGTAGGGTAATTGACCTTATCAACAGAAAAGCATTAGATTTTTCTGCCATTCATTGGTTAGTATTAGACGAAGCTGATGAAATGCTTTCAATGGGATTCAAGGATGAATTGGAAACCATTCTAAGCGAAACTCCGGAAACTAAACAAACTTTCTTATTCTCGGCTACGATGAATAAAGAAGTGGAAAGAATTTCCAAAAATTATCTTACAAAGCCACACCGTATTTCAGTAGGTTCTATCAACGAAGTGAAGAAGAACATTAAACATGAATATTATGTGGTAGGATACCGTCAGAAAAAAGAAGCATTAAAAAGATTAATTGATGCAAACCCGAACCAGTATTCCATTATTTTCTGTAGAACAAGAATGGAAACTCAGGAGGTTGCAGATTTCTTAATGCAGAACGGGTACGCAGCTGATGCCCTTCACGGTGACCTTTCTCAGGCACAGAGAGATACAGTAATGAAGAAATTCAGATTGAAAAACATCGATATTCTTGTCGCTACAGACGTTGCAGCAAGAGGATTGGATGTTAACTCTCTGACTCACGTTATTCACTTCTCTTTACCTGATGATCCTGAAGTATTTGTTCACAGAAGTGGAAGAACAGGTAGAGCAGGTAAAGACGGTATTTCTATGGCTTTAACCAAGCCAGAAGAAAGCAGAAAACTGAAGCAAATCAAATCTGCTACTAAAATTGAAATTAACGAAAAATTTATTCCTACAGGAGAAGATATTATCAAAGCTCAGGTAGGAGGTGTTTTCGAAAAATTATTAACGGAACACGAAGATATTTTCGAATTTGATGATAGCTTAATTCCAGATCTAAGTAACTTTACAAAAGAAGAATTGGTGCACCAGTTGCTACAATTCCAATTGAAAGATCTTGCTTTATACTACAAGGATAAACATGATCTTGCTGAACAGAAATTGAGCAGCAGAGATGATGATTACTCAAGAAGAGACCGTGGACGTGATAGAGACAGAGATAGAGGAAGAGACAGAGATGGAAGAGACAGAGACCGCGGTAGAGATAGAGATCGTGGTGGAAAGCCAAGAAGAAAAGATGAAAACATGGTAAGATTCTTCTTCAACCTTGGTAAAAAAGACCATTTGAAGAAACTTGATGTTTTAGATATTATCAACAAGGCTACTGCTGACGGAAAAAGTAAGAAAAGAGCTGAAATTGGAGATATCGAGATTCTTGAAAAATTCTCTTTCTTCGAAGTTGAAAAATCATTCAAAGACAATGTTTTAAGTAACATTCAATCAATGAAATTTAAAGGTAAAGATATGAGAGCTGAAGTAGCTAACTAA
- a CDS encoding DUF47 domain-containing protein, translating to MGIGNIFHAFQPKDKIFFVLFEKVTENLVAMSEEFNAGIKDFDLNDDSMLKKMSDFEHKNDELTHEIFVELGKNFITPFDREDIHTLATGLDDIADYIYASTKYIFLYKSPEMKAYSDFSLLIHKACLEIQNAMKNLKGFKNMEQVKEACIKVNSIENIADDLLSNSMVDLFETNDAINIIKVSSVLNYLEIVTDKAEDVANTIENIMIKYA from the coding sequence ATGGGAATTGGTAATATTTTCCACGCTTTTCAACCAAAAGATAAAATCTTTTTTGTACTTTTTGAAAAGGTAACTGAAAACCTAGTTGCAATGTCTGAGGAATTCAACGCTGGAATCAAGGATTTCGATCTTAATGACGATTCAATGTTGAAAAAAATGAGTGATTTCGAACATAAGAATGACGAGCTTACTCACGAAATTTTCGTAGAACTAGGGAAAAACTTCATTACTCCTTTTGATCGTGAAGATATTCACACATTGGCAACAGGATTAGATGATATTGCTGATTATATCTACGCTTCTACAAAATATATCTTCTTATACAAATCTCCTGAGATGAAAGCTTATTCAGATTTCTCTCTATTGATTCACAAGGCATGTCTTGAAATTCAGAATGCAATGAAAAACCTTAAAGGGTTTAAGAACATGGAGCAGGTGAAAGAAGCTTGTATTAAAGTCAACTCTATTGAGAATATTGCAGATGATTTGCTTTCCAACTCAATGGTAGATTTATTCGAAACTAATGATGCGATCAACATTATTAAAGTTTCATCTGTATTGAACTATCTTGAAATCGTAACGGATAAAGCAGAAGATGTTGCCAATACAATTGAGAACATCATGATTAAATACGCCTAA
- a CDS encoding inorganic phosphate transporter codes for MEFPILLVVIIALALIFDYINGFHDAANSIATIVSTKVLTPFQAVLWAALWNFAAFFIAAYIIGEFKIGNTIAKTVNENFITLEVIFSGLVAAIAWNLLTWWFGIPSSSSHTLIGGFLGAALTHAFMMDYHDVAAAQPGLGMWETIKEAFIQVTHQGVVKFDKVIPIFLFIFMAPIIGMIISIIITLIIVHLYKRSNPHKADKSFKRLQLVSSALFSLGHGLNDAQKVMGIIGAAVIYYHVNMLQDTQYLDIPSAGRFDYFAQHYIWVPLVSFIAIALGTMSGGWKIIKTMGTKITKVTSLEGVSAETAGAITLFITDHFGIPVSTTHTITGSIIGVGLTKRISAVRWGITVSLLWAWVLTIPISAIVAGITYLLVTFLF; via the coding sequence ATGGAATTTCCTATTTTACTTGTAGTTATTATTGCGTTGGCGTTGATCTTTGATTATATCAATGGTTTTCATGATGCTGCCAACTCAATTGCAACTATAGTTTCTACAAAAGTTTTAACTCCATTCCAGGCTGTACTTTGGGCGGCACTTTGGAATTTTGCGGCTTTCTTTATTGCTGCATATATTATTGGAGAATTTAAAATTGGTAATACAATTGCCAAAACAGTTAACGAAAATTTTATCACGCTTGAAGTTATATTTTCCGGTTTGGTGGCAGCTATTGCCTGGAACCTTCTGACATGGTGGTTTGGGATTCCTTCCTCATCATCGCATACATTGATCGGAGGATTTCTGGGAGCAGCTTTAACGCACGCTTTTATGATGGATTACCATGATGTGGCAGCAGCACAGCCAGGACTTGGGATGTGGGAGACCATTAAAGAGGCTTTCATCCAGGTAACTCATCAGGGTGTGGTAAAGTTTGATAAAGTTATTCCTATCTTCTTGTTCATTTTCATGGCACCAATCATAGGGATGATTATTTCAATCATTATTACATTAATTATTGTTCACCTTTATAAAAGATCAAACCCACACAAAGCAGACAAATCTTTCAAAAGATTGCAGCTGGTTTCTTCTGCCTTGTTCAGTTTAGGACACGGTCTGAATGATGCTCAGAAAGTAATGGGAATCATTGGAGCTGCGGTAATTTATTATCACGTTAATATGCTTCAGGATACACAGTATTTGGATATTCCTTCTGCAGGACGTTTTGATTACTTTGCACAACATTATATCTGGGTTCCTTTAGTTTCATTTATTGCTATTGCTCTAGGAACTATGAGTGGAGGTTGGAAGATCATTAAAACAATGGGAACAAAGATTACTAAAGTAACTTCATTAGAAGGGGTGAGTGCAGAAACTGCAGGTGCAATTACTTTATTTATCACAGATCATTTTGGTATTCCTGTATCTACAACACACACCATTACAGGGTCTATCATTGGGGTGGGATTAACAAAAAGAATTTCAGCAGTAAGATGGGGAATTACGGTAAGTTTACTTTGGGCTTGGGTATTAACCATTCCAATTTCAGCAATAGTAGCTGGTATCACTTATCTTCTTGTAACTTTCTTATTTTAA
- a CDS encoding polyprenyl synthetase family protein — MEFLDRYQQIVGDAINKYTFKDKPTELYDPMNYIISHGGKRLRPIMVLMACDLFGGDLKQAIKPALAIEFFHNFTLIHDDIMDEAPLRRNKPTIHTLHGINVGILSGDGLMLKAYKFFEDLEPEIFKACIRIFTHTGLLLCEGQQYDINFETQENVTFDDYIRMITYKTGVLSASSFEIGALIAKADFKDAKAIFNFGKHIGIAFQIMDDYLDVFGDQAQFGKKHAGDIYENKKTVLYLLAREHATEEERKELDYWYSKKTDNIDKIYGVEKIFRRTKVDEKALRLIEKHNEIGQSYLQKIDIPEEKKKPFIELANYLLRRES, encoded by the coding sequence ATGGAATTTTTAGACAGATACCAGCAGATTGTTGGGGATGCCATCAATAAGTATACTTTTAAAGATAAGCCTACGGAGTTATATGATCCGATGAATTATATTATTTCCCATGGTGGAAAACGTCTTCGTCCCATTATGGTGCTGATGGCTTGTGATCTGTTTGGCGGTGACCTGAAGCAGGCTATTAAACCAGCTTTAGCGATCGAGTTTTTCCATAACTTCACTTTGATTCATGATGATATTATGGATGAAGCTCCTTTAAGAAGAAATAAGCCTACAATCCATACGTTACACGGGATCAATGTAGGGATTCTTTCTGGAGACGGATTAATGCTTAAAGCGTATAAATTCTTTGAAGATCTTGAACCTGAAATTTTCAAAGCTTGTATCCGAATCTTTACCCATACGGGGCTTCTTTTATGTGAAGGCCAACAGTATGATATCAATTTCGAAACCCAGGAAAATGTAACTTTTGATGATTATATCAGAATGATTACCTATAAAACAGGTGTATTGAGTGCTTCTTCTTTTGAGATCGGAGCTTTGATCGCTAAAGCTGATTTCAAAGATGCAAAAGCTATCTTTAATTTCGGAAAACATATCGGAATTGCATTCCAGATCATGGATGATTACCTTGATGTATTCGGAGATCAGGCGCAGTTTGGTAAAAAGCATGCTGGAGATATTTACGAGAATAAAAAAACAGTTCTTTACCTATTAGCAAGAGAACATGCTACAGAAGAAGAAAGAAAAGAACTAGATTACTGGTATTCTAAAAAGACAGACAATATCGATAAGATCTACGGTGTTGAAAAGATTTTCAGAAGAACAAAAGTGGATGAAAAAGCCCTTCGTTTGATCGAAAAACATAATGAAATCGGTCAAAGCTATCTTCAGAAAATTGATATTCCTGAAGAGAAGAAAAAACCGTTTATTGAGCTGGCAAACTATTTATTGAGAAGAGAAAGCTAA
- a CDS encoding GSCFA domain-containing protein, producing MKFRTEVDIPKSEKKIEIEDRIFSIGSCFASEMTELLKDGQLQTLNNPFGTIFNPFSINNAVKRLHDSEFYIEDELIIYNEEYISLDHHTSFDTRYIHQTLDKINGAIEVGNAFLQQADWIIITYGSSFIYEFLPKQKLVANCHKIPQKFFEKRLLTHQELTGSIYNTILELKDICKEGVQILFSVSPVRHTKDGMVENQLSKSKLITAIHESISLFEDCHYLPVYEILMDDLRDYRFYKEDMIHPSTQAVNYIFDKFGDSYFSEETKDFIKENFKIMRALEHRTNDVKDPKFIEFREKLDQRIENQRKKVKHTIFK from the coding sequence ATGAAATTCAGAACAGAAGTTGATATTCCGAAATCAGAGAAGAAGATAGAGATTGAAGATAGGATATTCTCAATCGGTTCCTGTTTTGCCTCTGAAATGACTGAATTACTAAAAGATGGCCAGCTTCAAACGCTAAATAATCCTTTTGGGACGATTTTTAATCCCTTTTCCATCAATAATGCGGTAAAAAGGCTTCATGATTCAGAATTTTATATAGAAGATGAGCTGATTATCTATAATGAAGAATATATATCTTTAGATCACCATACAAGTTTTGATACAAGGTATATTCATCAGACTTTGGACAAGATCAATGGTGCCATTGAAGTGGGAAATGCCTTTCTTCAGCAAGCAGACTGGATTATTATTACTTACGGATCTTCTTTCATTTATGAATTTCTTCCGAAGCAAAAACTGGTCGCTAACTGCCATAAAATTCCACAGAAGTTCTTTGAGAAAAGGTTGCTAACCCATCAGGAGCTTACAGGTTCCATTTACAATACCATTCTGGAGCTTAAGGATATCTGTAAAGAAGGAGTTCAGATTTTATTTTCCGTTTCTCCGGTAAGGCATACCAAAGATGGAATGGTGGAGAATCAGTTAAGTAAATCCAAGTTAATTACAGCCATTCATGAATCTATTTCCTTGTTTGAAGATTGTCATTATCTTCCGGTTTACGAAATTTTGATGGACGACCTGAGAGATTATCGGTTTTATAAAGAAGATATGATTCATCCAAGTACTCAGGCTGTTAATTATATTTTTGATAAGTTTGGGGATTCTTATTTTTCAGAGGAGACAAAAGATTTTATTAAGGAAAATTTTAAGATCATGAGAGCGTTAGAGCATAGAACTAATGATGTGAAAGATCCTAAGTTTATAGAATTTAGAGAAAAACTAGATCAGAGAATCGAAAATCAACGAAAAAAAGTAAAACATACCATATTCAAATGA
- a CDS encoding DUF4269 domain-containing protein — translation MIDFTKIDYLKAGNERQRRAYEVLTKHRIFEKLKDYSPILAGTVPIEIDIEGSDLDLIFEVDLKFEEDFLDDLMFSRFIPYDVEVEYPIVNGERCITLNFMLEGLPIEIFGQNKPTTQQNAYLHMIAEYKILQEKGEEFKQKIIELKQQGIKTEPAFGMLLGLENPYEDLLKF, via the coding sequence ATGATTGATTTCACAAAGATTGACTATTTGAAGGCAGGAAACGAAAGACAAAGAAGAGCTTATGAAGTTCTCACAAAGCATCGTATTTTTGAAAAGCTAAAAGATTATTCTCCAATTTTAGCAGGAACTGTTCCTATTGAAATTGATATAGAAGGAAGTGATCTTGATCTCATTTTTGAGGTGGATTTAAAATTTGAAGAAGATTTTCTGGATGATTTGATGTTTAGCCGATTCATTCCTTATGATGTAGAGGTAGAATATCCCATTGTAAACGGCGAGAGATGTATTACATTAAATTTTATGCTAGAAGGGCTTCCCATTGAAATTTTTGGACAGAATAAGCCTACAACTCAGCAAAACGCTTATCTCCATATGATTGCTGAATACAAAATATTACAGGAAAAAGGAGAAGAATTTAAACAAAAAATAATAGAACTTAAACAACAGGGAATAAAGACGGAACCTGCTTTCGGAATGTTACTGGGCCTTGAAAATCCTTATGAAGATCTATTGAAATTTTAA
- a CDS encoding TatD family hydrolase has product MIDTHTHLYAEEFDEDRKETIQRALDKGIIEFYLPAIDSESHEKMLQLEAEYPDQIFSMMGLHPCYVKPESWEKELEIVKNYLDQRHFPAIGEIGIDLYWDKTTLDIQIKAFEQQIDWAIEKDLPIVIHTRESFDETFEVLERKKHPKLRGIFHCFSGNLEQAKQAIDLNFILGIGGVVTFKNGKIDQFLSEVPLDKIVLETDSPYLAPVPHRGKRNESSYLDLVAGKLVNIYGIGFTEIDKITTENAKKIFVYSRGI; this is encoded by the coding sequence ATGATTGATACACATACCCATTTATATGCAGAAGAGTTTGATGAAGACAGAAAAGAAACCATTCAAAGAGCTTTAGATAAAGGAATCATAGAGTTTTATCTTCCTGCTATTGATTCAGAATCCCACGAAAAAATGCTACAGCTGGAAGCTGAATATCCAGATCAAATTTTTTCAATGATGGGGCTTCACCCGTGCTATGTAAAGCCTGAATCCTGGGAAAAAGAGCTGGAAATCGTTAAGAATTATCTTGACCAAAGACATTTCCCTGCAATAGGAGAGATTGGAATTGATTTGTATTGGGATAAAACAACTCTGGATATTCAGATAAAAGCTTTTGAACAGCAGATTGATTGGGCCATAGAAAAAGATCTTCCTATTGTAATTCATACGAGAGAAAGCTTTGATGAAACATTTGAAGTGTTGGAAAGAAAAAAACATCCCAAATTAAGAGGAATCTTTCATTGCTTTTCTGGAAATCTTGAGCAGGCTAAACAGGCCATCGACCTGAATTTCATTTTAGGAATTGGTGGAGTAGTGACTTTTAAAAATGGGAAAATTGATCAGTTTTTGAGCGAAGTTCCTTTAGATAAAATTGTATTGGAAACAGACTCTCCTTATTTGGCTCCGGTTCCACACAGAGGAAAAAGAAATGAGAGTTCCTATCTTGACCTTGTAGCTGGGAAACTGGTGAATATCTATGGTATAGGCTTTACCGAAATAGACAAAATTACGACGGAAAACGCGAAGAAGATTTTTGTTTACAGTCGAGGAATATAG
- a CDS encoding DEAD/DEAH box helicase gives MNFTDLNLIEPIAKAIQEQGYTTPTPIQERSIPEILQGRDFLGCAQTGTGKTAAFAIPILQNLSKNKIPNKNIKALILTPTRELAIQIEENINAYGKYLPLKELVIFGGVKQGNQEAALKRGVDILVATPGRLLDFIAQGIISLRNLEIFVLDEADRMLDMGFVHDVKRIIKLLPQKRQTLFFSATMPGEIQKLANSILNNPVKVEVTPVSSTADTIKQSVYFVDKENKLNLLSHVLQNDISDSVLVFSRTKHGADKIARKLQKDNISAEAIHGNKSQNARQNALNNFKSGKTRVLVATDIAARGIDIDELKFVINFELSDVSETYVHRIGRTGRAGAEGTSISFVDGLDLLNLKNTEKLIGKKIPIIKDHPFHTDDLVAQKRDSNNKPAAAGGERSQRPNNNSRPNNNRNKKKPKPSETPSTGFKKPKNKNFTRKK, from the coding sequence TTGAATTTTACAGACTTAAACTTAATAGAACCTATTGCTAAGGCAATCCAGGAACAGGGATATACGACTCCAACACCCATTCAGGAAAGATCTATTCCTGAGATTTTACAAGGCAGAGACTTTTTAGGCTGTGCACAGACAGGAACAGGAAAAACAGCAGCATTTGCTATTCCTATTTTACAGAATCTATCTAAAAATAAAATACCAAACAAAAATATTAAAGCTTTAATCCTTACGCCTACCAGAGAATTGGCGATCCAGATTGAAGAGAACATTAATGCTTACGGTAAATATCTTCCGCTAAAGGAACTTGTTATTTTCGGAGGAGTAAAGCAGGGAAATCAGGAAGCTGCTCTAAAAAGAGGGGTTGACATTTTGGTGGCTACACCGGGAAGACTTCTTGACTTCATCGCTCAGGGTATTATCAGCTTAAGAAATCTTGAAATATTTGTTCTTGATGAAGCGGATAGAATGCTGGACATGGGATTTGTACATGATGTAAAAAGAATCATCAAACTTTTACCACAAAAAAGACAAACCTTATTCTTCTCTGCAACGATGCCCGGAGAAATCCAGAAGCTTGCTAATTCTATCCTGAATAATCCTGTAAAGGTAGAAGTTACACCTGTTTCTTCTACGGCTGACACCATTAAGCAATCTGTATATTTTGTAGACAAGGAGAACAAGCTGAATCTTTTATCTCATGTTCTTCAAAATGATATTTCAGATTCTGTCTTGGTATTTTCAAGAACAAAACACGGTGCTGATAAAATTGCAAGGAAACTTCAGAAAGACAATATTTCTGCAGAGGCTATCCATGGGAACAAATCTCAAAATGCTAGACAGAATGCCCTTAATAACTTCAAATCAGGGAAAACAAGAGTTCTGGTAGCGACTGATATTGCTGCAAGAGGAATTGATATTGATGAATTAAAATTCGTTATCAATTTTGAACTGTCTGACGTTTCTGAAACCTATGTACACAGAATCGGAAGAACAGGAAGAGCCGGAGCAGAAGGAACTTCAATTTCTTTTGTAGACGGATTAGACCTTCTTAATCTGAAAAATACGGAGAAACTAATTGGAAAGAAAATTCCTATTATTAAAGACCATCCGTTCCATACAGATGATCTTGTAGCACAGAAAAGAGATTCTAATAACAAACCTGCTGCTGCAGGGGGTGAGAGATCCCAAAGGCCTAATAATAATTCCAGGCCCAATAATAATAGAAATAAAAAGAAGCCGAAGCCTTCAGAAACTCCTTCTACAGGATTTAAAAAGCCTAAGAATAAGAACTTTACAAGAAAAAAATAA
- a CDS encoding DUF6438 domain-containing protein — MKYLLGLCTFVFLFSCTSQRINSKYSKIEYQATPCFGFCPVFTMTINPDRTAVFEAEHFNFNDKPSKDEFSKPREGTFKGTIKQEDYNKLISLLDGLEVKSLNDKYGKKNITDLPTSYLKIKFADGTSKNVEDYGKRGSEKLSEVYHFFEDLRKNQNWTKVK; from the coding sequence ATGAAATATTTACTAGGTCTTTGTACATTTGTATTTTTATTTTCCTGTACTTCCCAGAGAATAAACTCGAAATATTCTAAAATAGAATATCAGGCAACTCCCTGCTTTGGATTCTGTCCTGTATTCACAATGACTATCAATCCCGATAGAACAGCTGTTTTTGAAGCAGAGCATTTTAATTTTAATGATAAGCCTTCAAAAGACGAATTTTCCAAACCCCGCGAAGGAACTTTTAAAGGAACTATTAAACAGGAAGATTACAATAAACTCATCAGTTTACTAGATGGTTTAGAGGTAAAAAGTTTAAATGATAAATATGGCAAAAAAAATATTACAGATTTACCTACCTCTTATTTAAAAATTAAATTTGCTGATGGTACTTCAAAAAATGTGGAAGATTATGGTAAACGGGGAAGTGAGAAGCTTTCAGAAGTGTATCATTTTTTTGAGGATCTTAGAAAGAACCAGAACTGGACTAAGGTAAAGTAA